The region GCGCCGGCGTCGCCTTCCCTGCCGGAATCTGCAGCTTCACGCTTCCTGTGACTTTCTTCGCCGCCATGTTTTGCCTTTTTTTCTGCTTCTTTGAAAGGGCGCCGCCTCAGCCGCGCCGTACGACTTCCCAACGTTCTGGGGCTTTAGCCCCTCAGTCCACTCGCCACTGACCACTAGCCACTCTTCTCGACTTGCCCGAACTCCAACTCCACCGGCGTCGACCGCCCGAAGATGGTGACCATCACCTTCAGCGTCTCCCGGTCCTCGTTCACCTCGTCCACCACGCCGGTGAAGCTGGCGAACGGTCCTTCGATGATCTTGACGGTCTCGTTCTTCTCGAACCGCACCTTGAGCTTGGGCTTCTCCCGGCCGGTCTCCACCCGGTAGACGATCTGGTTCACTTCGTCTTCGGAAAGCGGGGTCGGCTCGGTGGCCGTGCCCAGGAAACCGGTCACCCGCGGCGTCGCCTTGACCATGTGCCACACCTGGTCGCCCTCGCCGCCGCTGCGGAAACCCGTCAGGTCCATCTCCACCAGAACGTATCCCGGATAGAACATGCGCTCGGTGGTGTACTTCTTTCCGCCGCGCACTTCCGTCACCGGCTCGGTGGGGATCAGCACCCGGCCGACTTTTCCCTCCAGGTGGAAGGCCTTCACCCGCGACTCCAGCGACTCCTTCACCTTGCGTTCGAACCCGCTGTAGGTGTGCACGATGTACCACTTCATGTTCGGGTTCGCCGGGCGCTCGGGCGCAGCCGGCGGCGCTTCCGCCTCCGCCGTCCCTTTGGGGGCCGCGGCTTCGGCCGCGCTCTCCGCCTGCTCGATCTTGTCCTCTTCGTTCATGCCCCTCCGGGCCCGCTTCCTTCCCCTATTGGAACGACCGGAACAACCGCTCGATGGCCCGCCCCAGAATGCTGTCGATGATGAAGAAGTACACCCCGAACAGGAACACCGCGATGATCACCACCATGGTCGTCGCCTGCACTTCCTTACGCGACGGCGTGGAGACCTTCTTCATCTCCGTGCGCACATCGGTGTAGAAGCTCTTGATCCGCGCCGGCCACGACCTGACCTTCCCGACGGCCCCGTTCTCTTCCATCAGCCGCACCGCTTCCGACTTCGCCATCTCGTCTTTCCCTGCTTCCTGCGTCCTGCCAC is a window of Terriglobales bacterium DNA encoding:
- the nusG gene encoding transcription termination/antitermination protein NusG, coding for MNEEDKIEQAESAAEAAAPKGTAEAEAPPAAPERPANPNMKWYIVHTYSGFERKVKESLESRVKAFHLEGKVGRVLIPTEPVTEVRGGKKYTTERMFYPGYVLVEMDLTGFRSGGEGDQVWHMVKATPRVTGFLGTATEPTPLSEDEVNQIVYRVETGREKPKLKVRFEKNETVKIIEGPFASFTGVVDEVNEDRETLKVMVTIFGRSTPVELEFGQVEKSG
- the secE gene encoding preprotein translocase subunit SecE codes for the protein MAKSEAVRLMEENGAVGKVRSWPARIKSFYTDVRTEMKKVSTPSRKEVQATTMVVIIAVFLFGVYFFIIDSILGRAIERLFRSFQ